A stretch of the Simiduia curdlanivorans genome encodes the following:
- the queC gene encoding 7-cyano-7-deazaguanine synthase QueC gives MSLGNSAVVLVSGGLDSTTVIAMAQARGFDVYALSFDYGQRHRAELVAAQRTAEAMGVKAHKVVQLDLRTIGGSALTDAAIDVPEQETAGIPVTYVPARNTVFLSIALGWAEVLGAKDIFIGVNAVDYSGYPDCRAEFIAAFETMANLATKAGVEGHKLSIHTPLIAMSKADIVREGTRLGVDYAMTVSCYQATESGLACGKCDSCRLRRLGFESAGLEDPTRYR, from the coding sequence ATGAGTTTAGGTAATTCCGCTGTTGTTTTGGTGTCTGGCGGATTGGATTCAACCACGGTCATTGCCATGGCCCAGGCGCGCGGGTTTGATGTCTACGCGCTTAGCTTTGACTATGGACAGCGCCACAGGGCCGAGTTGGTGGCGGCACAGCGAACTGCAGAGGCTATGGGCGTAAAGGCGCATAAAGTGGTGCAGTTGGATTTACGCACCATTGGCGGCTCGGCCCTGACCGATGCTGCTATCGATGTACCCGAGCAGGAAACGGCGGGTATTCCGGTCACATATGTGCCGGCGCGCAACACGGTATTTCTCTCTATTGCCTTGGGTTGGGCAGAGGTATTAGGGGCTAAGGATATCTTTATTGGTGTCAATGCCGTGGATTACAGCGGCTATCCCGACTGCCGAGCCGAGTTTATCGCCGCCTTCGAGACGATGGCAAATCTGGCCACAAAAGCGGGTGTTGAAGGCCACAAACTCAGCATTCACACCCCGTTAATCGCTATGAGCAAAGCCGATATTGTGCGCGAGGGTACGCGCTTAGGTGTGGATTATGCGATGACCGTGTCTTGTTATCAGGCCACCGAGTCGGGGCTCGCCTGTGGCAAGTGCGATAGCTGCCGTTTACGGCGCTTGGGGTTTGAGTCGGCTGGGCTAGAAGATCCGACTCGGTACCGTTAA
- the bamC gene encoding outer membrane protein assembly factor BamC, translating to MIKPITNWRGFVLLPLSLFVVSCSWMGNDFRDRGNDYLLAEPIKPIVVPSKYNANSLDELYVVPTLQTDDFDLTEAFETPRPEALATSNFEESVKIQKLGAKRWILVNSPPSEVWPRIRNFLAANQVAVADSDAVAGTIDSAWLQFKDSPEVRDRYRVYVEQGVQPESTEIHIRHDAANVANAVAAGDWPELSINPEREAWMLDELAATLASQASTGSTSLLAQGIGGGPKISVKMLAGEPVLRMALSYERARATIAHALRQQGFTTFDLEIDEGVFYVGYEEPVNPDEESWYTRWFGGASDAVIPTTPYSLAELLANLQVPDSPEARAIFPGVEGFAVGEKLTEVPGYLVVVLATETQVDIRIRDGYGNRLTKRDAKEKLSIIRRNLI from the coding sequence ATGATAAAACCTATAACAAACTGGCGCGGCTTTGTGTTGCTACCTTTGTCATTATTTGTTGTTAGCTGCAGCTGGATGGGTAATGATTTTCGCGATCGCGGCAACGACTATTTATTGGCTGAGCCGATTAAACCCATTGTTGTGCCATCAAAGTATAACGCTAATTCGCTCGACGAGTTGTATGTCGTGCCGACACTTCAAACCGATGACTTTGACCTAACCGAAGCATTTGAAACACCCAGGCCAGAGGCTTTGGCAACGTCAAACTTTGAGGAAAGCGTTAAAATTCAAAAATTGGGCGCCAAGCGCTGGATTCTAGTGAATTCGCCGCCGAGCGAAGTTTGGCCGCGCATTCGAAACTTTTTAGCCGCCAACCAAGTGGCGGTTGCCGATTCAGACGCGGTCGCCGGTACGATTGATAGTGCGTGGTTGCAGTTCAAAGATTCGCCGGAAGTTCGCGACCGCTACCGAGTTTATGTGGAGCAAGGCGTGCAGCCTGAGTCCACCGAGATTCATATTCGTCACGATGCCGCCAACGTTGCCAATGCCGTGGCGGCCGGTGACTGGCCCGAGCTTTCCATCAATCCAGAGCGCGAAGCTTGGATGCTGGACGAGTTAGCAGCGACCTTAGCCAGCCAAGCGAGTACAGGATCTACCTCGCTGCTGGCCCAAGGTATCGGCGGCGGCCCCAAAATCTCGGTAAAAATGTTGGCCGGTGAGCCGGTGCTTCGCATGGCGCTGTCTTACGAGCGCGCCAGAGCCACCATCGCCCACGCCTTGCGCCAACAGGGTTTTACGACCTTTGATTTAGAGATAGACGAGGGGGTATTTTACGTTGGCTATGAAGAGCCAGTAAATCCAGATGAGGAAAGTTGGTATACCCGTTGGTTTGGCGGTGCAAGTGATGCGGTTATTCCCACCACACCTTATAGTTTGGCGGAGCTGTTGGCCAATTTACAGGTGCCCGACTCACCTGAGGCGCGGGCGATTTTCCCGGGTGTTGAGGGCTTTGCCGTCGGAGAAAAGTTGACCGAAGTGCCTGGTTATTTAGTGGTTGTGCTAGCAACCGAGACGCAAGTTGATATTCGCATCCGCGATGGTTACGGCAACCGCTTAACTAAGCGCGACGCAAAAGAGAAGCTGAGTATTATTCGTAGGAATCTTATTTAA
- the nadA gene encoding quinolinate synthase NadA, with protein MTNLNTPVEQTPRQWVKDHLASDSTSALTPEQVDAAKARIKALLVRENAVLVAHYYTDPLIQALAEETGGCVADSLEMARFGSQHPATTLLVAGVKFMGETAKILTPHKRVLMPTLEATCSLDIGCPIEEFSAFCDQHPDRAVVVYANTSAAVKARADWVVTSSIALDVVAHLDAQGQKILWAPDKHLGGYVQKQTGADVLLWDGACIVHEEFKAQGVEDLKRRHPGAAVLVHPESPDAVVALGDVVGSTSQLIKAAQTLPNSEFIVATDQGIFYKMQQLCPDKTFHIAPTAGSGATCRSCANCPWMAMNALDNLEQTLRDGSNEIFVDKALGERAMLPLNRMLAFTKTQQ; from the coding sequence ATGACCAACCTAAATACCCCCGTTGAACAAACGCCAAGGCAGTGGGTGAAAGACCATTTAGCCAGCGATTCAACTAGCGCGCTTACGCCTGAGCAAGTCGACGCGGCAAAAGCGCGGATTAAGGCGCTGTTGGTGCGCGAAAATGCCGTGTTGGTGGCGCATTACTACACCGATCCGCTGATTCAGGCGCTTGCCGAAGAGACCGGCGGCTGCGTCGCCGACTCCTTGGAAATGGCGCGCTTCGGCAGCCAGCATCCCGCCACAACGCTGCTCGTGGCTGGGGTTAAATTTATGGGCGAAACGGCAAAAATACTGACCCCCCATAAGCGGGTTTTGATGCCAACGCTCGAGGCCACCTGTTCGCTCGATATCGGCTGCCCTATAGAAGAATTCTCGGCCTTTTGCGATCAGCATCCAGACCGCGCTGTGGTGGTTTACGCCAATACCTCAGCGGCGGTTAAAGCCCGCGCCGATTGGGTGGTTACCTCCAGTATTGCGCTAGACGTAGTGGCGCACTTGGATGCCCAAGGGCAAAAAATCCTGTGGGCACCAGACAAGCACTTGGGTGGCTATGTGCAGAAGCAGACCGGTGCCGATGTTTTGCTTTGGGATGGCGCCTGCATCGTGCACGAAGAATTTAAGGCGCAAGGTGTTGAAGATCTTAAGCGCCGGCACCCCGGTGCGGCCGTGTTAGTGCACCCTGAGTCGCCCGATGCCGTGGTGGCGCTGGGCGATGTGGTGGGCTCAACCTCTCAGCTGATCAAAGCCGCGCAAACGCTGCCCAATAGCGAGTTTATTGTCGCGACCGATCAGGGCATTTTTTATAAGATGCAGCAGCTGTGCCCGGATAAAACCTTTCACATCGCGCCCACCGCTGGCAGTGGTGCGACTTGTCGAAGTTGTGCCAATTGCCCTTGGATGGCAATGAATGCACTGGATAACCTCGAGCAGACATTGCGCGATGGCAGTAATGAGATATTTGTCGATAAGGCCTTAGGCGAGCGCGCTATGCTGCCGCTGAATCGGATGCTGGCCTTTACCAAAACCCAACAATAA
- the ybgF gene encoding tol-pal system protein YbgF — protein sequence MSEFLMLRFVISALFISGLLAQAQAQVTVVESRPTAQAATVSGPVTPDANQQADLFYRLQALQQEVLELRGLVEEQAYELNRLKQQRHDDYMDLDRRLASLSGGVSSAAASSNSSSSVVGASAGAGAGADEEAAYKAAYGHLRQRNLAGAAKGFTAYLDLYPKGQYAANSQYWLGEIYLAEGKLEQSKSWFERVTKEFPSDRKAPDAKYKLGTVLFQLGDKAKAKTLLQAVAGSSADASRLAKDFLAQNY from the coding sequence GTGAGTGAGTTTCTTATGCTGCGTTTCGTTATTTCAGCCTTGTTCATCAGTGGTTTGTTAGCCCAGGCGCAAGCTCAGGTTACCGTGGTTGAGTCTCGCCCCACGGCGCAGGCGGCAACAGTTTCTGGCCCGGTTACGCCCGATGCCAATCAGCAGGCCGATTTGTTTTATCGCTTGCAGGCGTTGCAACAAGAAGTGTTGGAGTTGCGCGGCTTGGTGGAGGAGCAAGCTTACGAGCTGAATAGACTCAAGCAGCAGCGTCACGATGATTATATGGATCTCGATCGTCGCCTGGCCTCTTTAAGTGGTGGTGTTTCAAGCGCTGCAGCCTCGTCCAATAGTAGCTCGAGTGTTGTTGGCGCGAGTGCTGGTGCCGGAGCAGGTGCAGATGAAGAAGCGGCTTACAAAGCGGCTTATGGGCATTTGCGTCAGCGCAATTTGGCCGGTGCTGCCAAGGGTTTTACCGCCTATTTGGATCTGTATCCAAAGGGCCAATACGCCGCCAATAGCCAGTATTGGCTGGGTGAGATATACCTTGCCGAAGGCAAATTGGAGCAATCCAAGTCTTGGTTTGAGCGCGTAACCAAAGAGTTCCCCTCGGATCGCAAGGCGCCTGATGCCAAGTACAAGTTGGGCACTGTGCTGTTCCAGCTCGGCGACAAGGCCAAAGCCAAAACATTGCTTCAGGCCGTTGCCGGTAGCAGTGCCGACGCCTCCCGCTTGGCCAAGGATTTTCTGGCGCAAAACTACTAG
- a CDS encoding substrate-binding periplasmic protein — protein sequence MVDSKDTSINRYYRALFTLVALVSCVAARAELSGEPKPLPAIVVPIVAPWGFYDADDRQSGLLVNFQNELFKRAKLAVNAELRPYPRVVHDLASGSADMGVMFVSPLAEQSGVSLGHVVTMRVILIAPANRNNPIAKLEDLDGERVGFIRGSKYGRRFDEYPGFEHIAINNVEQGLRMLVTDRLDALVATEQALLYAMFITGIPASQFAAHLTLGNARADLYLSRHSEGQAWVASVRDALKSMNLDGSSTAIFYQHDLWPRQAYCFAGGRCLEAVQPPMNDF from the coding sequence ATGGTGGATTCGAAAGACACTAGCATTAACCGCTATTACAGAGCTCTGTTCACGCTGGTTGCTCTTGTCTCTTGTGTTGCCGCGCGTGCCGAGCTATCAGGTGAGCCAAAGCCATTGCCTGCTATTGTCGTGCCTATCGTCGCGCCCTGGGGGTTTTACGACGCCGATGATCGGCAGTCTGGGTTGTTAGTTAACTTCCAAAACGAGCTTTTTAAGCGCGCCAAGTTGGCTGTCAATGCCGAGTTGCGGCCTTACCCGCGCGTGGTGCACGACCTTGCCAGTGGTAGTGCCGATATGGGTGTGATGTTTGTCAGCCCCTTGGCCGAGCAGTCTGGCGTGTCGCTAGGGCATGTGGTGACCATGCGTGTTATTTTGATTGCGCCGGCTAACCGCAATAACCCGATCGCTAAATTGGAGGATTTGGACGGCGAGCGCGTCGGGTTTATTCGCGGCTCTAAATATGGGCGCCGGTTTGATGAGTACCCTGGGTTTGAGCACATCGCCATTAATAATGTGGAGCAGGGTTTGCGTATGTTGGTCACTGATAGGTTGGATGCGCTAGTGGCGACCGAGCAGGCGCTACTGTATGCGATGTTTATCACCGGTATTCCGGCGTCGCAATTTGCCGCCCATTTAACCCTTGGCAATGCCCGGGCAGATCTTTATTTGTCCCGCCACAGCGAGGGTCAAGCTTGGGTGGCGTCGGTGCGCGATGCGTTAAAATCTATGAATCTCGATGGCAGTTCGACTGCGATTTTTTACCAACACGACCTTTGGCCGCGCCAGGCCTATTGCTTTGCCGGTGGCCGCTGCCTCGAGGCGGTGCAGCCGCCGATGAATGATTTCTAG
- a CDS encoding alpha/beta fold hydrolase yields MNSILRRSLPLFGLISTLLASIACTTTSPYDPEKLARQHQWQREIIATEQLNFMAFSAPEKPSKAREKNLFIYLEGDGQAWASRHSASSNPTPVNAIGLGLAIQHQGGKAVYLSRPCQFLAPSQLKNCDIKRWTSGRYSEQVIAATHLALLQLKQKHNADKLILVGYSGGGTLAAFVAAREKSVSQLITVAAPVDHKAWTNLHQVSSLSDSLSIHDYNAALAQVPQIHFSGGRDNIVPKQLIEQWVTQLKRNFPQAPITTVTLEDFDHHCCWVEKWPEISKQYLHGL; encoded by the coding sequence ATGAACTCGATATTGCGCCGAAGCTTGCCACTCTTTGGATTGATTTCCACCCTACTCGCGAGCATCGCCTGCACCACTACCTCACCCTACGACCCCGAAAAACTCGCTCGACAACACCAATGGCAGCGTGAAATCATTGCCACCGAGCAACTTAATTTCATGGCCTTTTCGGCACCCGAAAAGCCAAGCAAAGCCCGGGAAAAAAACTTATTTATTTATCTTGAGGGTGATGGCCAAGCCTGGGCATCGCGCCACAGTGCATCGAGCAACCCTACACCAGTAAATGCCATAGGATTAGGCTTGGCGATTCAACATCAGGGCGGCAAGGCGGTCTACCTCTCGAGGCCCTGCCAATTTCTCGCGCCGAGCCAACTAAAAAATTGCGACATAAAACGCTGGACCAGCGGACGCTATTCAGAGCAGGTCATCGCGGCGACGCATCTGGCACTCTTGCAACTGAAACAAAAACACAACGCAGATAAATTGATTTTAGTGGGTTATTCAGGTGGCGGAACCTTAGCGGCTTTTGTTGCTGCGCGGGAAAAAAGCGTCAGCCAACTCATCACTGTCGCCGCGCCGGTCGATCACAAGGCCTGGACCAATTTACATCAGGTCAGCAGCCTTAGTGATTCGCTATCTATTCACGATTACAACGCAGCGCTCGCCCAAGTTCCGCAAATTCATTTCTCTGGTGGCCGAGATAACATTGTCCCCAAGCAACTTATCGAACAATGGGTGACGCAATTAAAGCGCAACTTTCCACAAGCGCCGATTACCACCGTGACCCTAGAGGACTTTGATCACCATTGCTGCTGGGTGGAAAAGTGGCCGGAGATAAGCAAACAATATCTACACGGGCTTTAG
- a CDS encoding MBL fold metallo-hydrolase: MRFASLGSGSKGNGTLVEYGDEVLLIDCGFSAKEAVLRLAKLGKTADQITAILVTHEHGDHIRGVPALARKFNLPVYITPGTFKVKDLGKMPAIHFIEGYQAFSIGAFAIQPVAVPHDAREPAQFVISAAGKTLGILTDLGMITAHVEESYQHCDALVLEANHDPVMLAYSAYPQSLKQRVGGPWGHLSNQQSASFLAQLDVTRLQHLVIAHISQKNNSLEAARSVLDAVSQGARQVIYACQEEGFDWLELV, translated from the coding sequence ATGCGCTTCGCCTCCCTTGGTAGTGGTAGCAAGGGGAATGGAACACTGGTGGAGTATGGCGATGAGGTCTTGCTTATCGACTGTGGTTTCTCCGCCAAGGAAGCGGTTTTACGTTTAGCCAAGCTGGGTAAAACCGCGGATCAGATTACTGCCATTCTTGTCACCCACGAACATGGCGATCATATTCGCGGCGTGCCTGCCTTAGCGCGTAAGTTTAATCTGCCGGTGTATATCACGCCGGGTACGTTTAAAGTCAAAGATCTGGGTAAGATGCCTGCGATTCATTTTATTGAGGGTTATCAAGCCTTCAGTATCGGCGCTTTTGCCATTCAACCTGTGGCTGTTCCACACGATGCTCGCGAGCCAGCGCAGTTTGTAATTAGCGCGGCCGGAAAAACCCTGGGCATATTGACCGATCTAGGCATGATTACCGCCCATGTTGAAGAGAGCTACCAGCATTGCGACGCGCTGGTTTTAGAAGCCAATCACGACCCGGTTATGTTGGCCTATAGCGCCTACCCACAATCGTTAAAGCAGCGGGTGGGCGGCCCTTGGGGGCACTTGAGCAACCAACAGAGCGCCAGTTTCCTCGCTCAACTCGATGTCACTCGGTTGCAGCATTTGGTTATTGCCCATATTAGCCAGAAAAATAATTCACTCGAAGCGGCTAGGTCGGTTTTGGATGCGGTGAGTCAGGGCGCTCGACAAGTGATTTACGCCTGCCAAGAAGAAGGTTTTGATTGGCTTGAGCTGGTTTAA
- the tolA gene encoding cell envelope integrity protein TolA — protein sequence MLQGYRLPIVFSVAIHLALVVVLSWGWESAPVAKKLAPPNYVEARLVKLETQAPKQQKAKPQKVVDVAAQRRAKQAKEAEAKKVQQQKLAREKAAKDKAAKEKAAKDKAAAEKARKDKELKEKQAQEEAKRRRQSELFDALEEEDEFMSQKTSAEAAQSYIAAISSRVEMNWSRPPSARNGMKCVLSIQLVPTGKVIDVKVVTSSGNPAFDRSAEQAVKKAERFPELVGMDPRVFEQNFRQLKLVFEPRDLRQ from the coding sequence ATGTTGCAAGGTTATCGCCTTCCCATTGTTTTTAGCGTTGCCATCCATCTCGCCTTGGTGGTTGTATTGTCCTGGGGCTGGGAATCTGCACCTGTGGCTAAAAAATTGGCGCCGCCAAACTATGTTGAGGCTCGCTTGGTGAAGTTGGAAACACAGGCGCCAAAACAACAAAAGGCCAAGCCGCAAAAGGTAGTCGACGTTGCCGCCCAGCGCCGGGCTAAACAAGCGAAAGAGGCCGAGGCTAAAAAGGTTCAGCAGCAGAAATTGGCCCGTGAAAAAGCGGCGAAAGATAAAGCTGCAAAAGAGAAGGCGGCTAAGGATAAGGCCGCGGCAGAAAAAGCCCGTAAAGATAAGGAACTCAAGGAAAAACAGGCGCAGGAAGAGGCCAAGCGCCGGCGCCAGTCGGAACTGTTTGATGCGCTGGAAGAGGAGGACGAATTTATGTCCCAGAAAACCAGTGCCGAGGCGGCGCAAAGTTACATTGCCGCCATCTCAAGTCGCGTGGAAATGAATTGGAGTCGCCCGCCGTCTGCACGCAATGGCATGAAATGCGTTTTGTCGATTCAGCTGGTGCCAACGGGTAAGGTGATTGACGTAAAAGTGGTGACCTCTAGCGGCAACCCTGCATTCGATCGCAGTGCCGAGCAGGCCGTGAAGAAGGCTGAGCGCTTCCCAGAGCTGGTGGGTATGGACCCACGCGTCTTTGAGCAGAATTTTCGCCAGTTAAAATTAGTTTTTGAACCGAGGGACTTAAGGCAGTGA
- the queE gene encoding 7-carboxy-7-deazaguanine synthase QueE — translation MSDSTLKITEIFHSLQGEARSIGLPTVFVRLTGCPLRCHNCDSAYAFHGGERREITDILAEVAGYKSTHVCVTGGEPLAQANSLMLMSALCDAGYQVSLETSGALDVSQVDARVSRVVDLKTPASGENHRNLWDNIAHLTQHDQIKFVICGKADFEWAAFKVSELDLCDKVGDVLFSPSFGQVNPAELAGWVIESGLPIRFQLQLHKILWGDEPGR, via the coding sequence ATGAGTGACTCTACTCTCAAGATTACCGAAATATTCCACTCTTTACAGGGCGAGGCTCGCTCTATTGGCTTGCCCACGGTGTTTGTGCGCCTCACCGGCTGCCCTTTGCGCTGTCACAATTGTGATTCGGCCTACGCTTTCCATGGCGGCGAGCGGCGGGAAATAACGGATATTTTGGCGGAAGTGGCGGGTTATAAAAGTACTCATGTCTGCGTTACCGGGGGTGAGCCCCTGGCTCAGGCCAATAGTTTGATGTTGATGTCGGCCTTGTGTGACGCGGGTTATCAAGTGTCTCTGGAAACCAGTGGCGCGCTCGATGTTTCGCAAGTGGATGCCCGGGTTAGTCGCGTAGTAGATCTTAAAACCCCGGCATCCGGTGAGAATCATCGCAACCTCTGGGACAATATCGCCCATTTAACTCAGCACGATCAAATTAAGTTTGTAATCTGCGGCAAGGCCGACTTCGAGTGGGCTGCCTTTAAGGTTTCCGAGTTGGATTTATGCGACAAGGTGGGCGACGTGCTGTTTTCGCCGTCCTTTGGCCAGGTAAACCCTGCAGAGCTGGCTGGCTGGGTCATTGAGAGCGGCCTGCCCATTAGGTTTCAGCTACAGTTACATAAAATTTTGTGGGGCGATGAGCCCGGACGATGA
- the pal gene encoding peptidoglycan-associated lipoprotein Pal: MTMNTFKSGLGLAMVLAVLAGCSSTGSQDDVDANANAQPVETAPVQAVEPEPVEVLETVFYFDFDDSALKPGARAELTKHAMNLKATPRNVRIDGHTDERGSREYNMALGERRANAVRDFLVLQGVDASMIEVVSYGEERPQAMGSTESSYSQNRRAEVK; encoded by the coding sequence ATGACAATGAATACTTTCAAGAGTGGTTTAGGTTTAGCGATGGTTCTGGCTGTTTTAGCAGGCTGTAGCTCAACAGGTTCACAGGACGATGTAGATGCAAATGCAAATGCACAGCCAGTTGAAACTGCACCAGTACAAGCCGTAGAGCCAGAGCCAGTAGAAGTACTGGAAACTGTGTTTTACTTCGACTTTGACGATTCTGCTCTGAAGCCAGGTGCTCGCGCCGAGCTGACCAAGCATGCAATGAACTTGAAAGCCACACCACGTAACGTGCGTATCGACGGTCACACCGACGAGCGCGGTTCACGTGAATACAACATGGCTCTGGGTGAGCGTCGTGCCAATGCGGTACGTGACTTCCTAGTACTTCAAGGTGTAGATGCATCTATGATTGAAGTTGTAAGCTACGGCGAAGAGCGTCCACAAGCGATGGGCAGCACTGAGTCTTCTTACTCTCAGAACCGTCGCGCCGAAGTTAAATAA
- the tolB gene encoding Tol-Pal system beta propeller repeat protein TolB, whose product MFGMVLLLGMQARADLTIEITQGVDNPTVIGIVPFGYSGARGLPEDIPGIVRADLKLSGQFRPIPVSDMLAFPRSEAEVIYRDWRILGTEFLVTGDIKEVQGRYTVTFELFDILGQRKLFRKSIVGSEAQLRDLAHYISDEVYEKITGIRGAFSTQVAYVEAFQQGKPTDRFRLMLADADGARPRLLLESKHPLMSPTWSADGKRLAYVSFETGRAAIFVQDLATAKREQVTNYKGLNGAPAFSPDGTKLALVLSKDGNPEIYTLNLITRQFARVTQHFAIDTEPSWTPDGKSLVFTSNRGGKPQIYKVTLATGMVERLTFAGDYNARARVSPDGKSLVMVHRSNGVFHIATQDIQSGDLRILTETYLDESPSISPNGAMLMYATRFQNKGILAAVSLDAGVKFRLPSKQGDVREPAWSPFFD is encoded by the coding sequence ATGTTTGGCATGGTGCTGCTATTGGGTATGCAAGCGCGTGCGGATTTAACGATTGAAATTACCCAGGGTGTCGACAACCCTACCGTAATTGGCATAGTGCCCTTTGGCTACTCCGGTGCGCGCGGTTTACCCGAAGATATTCCCGGCATAGTGCGCGCCGATTTAAAGCTCAGCGGTCAGTTCCGCCCTATCCCGGTGAGCGATATGCTCGCCTTCCCGCGCTCCGAGGCCGAAGTTATCTATCGCGATTGGCGCATTTTGGGCACCGAGTTTTTGGTCACAGGTGATATTAAAGAAGTGCAGGGGCGCTACACGGTGACCTTTGAGTTGTTTGATATTTTGGGTCAACGCAAGTTGTTCAGAAAGAGCATAGTGGGGAGCGAGGCGCAGTTGCGTGACCTAGCGCACTACATTAGCGATGAGGTGTATGAGAAAATCACCGGCATTCGCGGCGCCTTCTCCACTCAGGTTGCCTATGTGGAAGCTTTCCAACAAGGTAAACCAACGGATCGCTTCCGTTTGATGCTGGCCGACGCCGATGGCGCACGTCCACGCCTGTTGTTGGAATCTAAGCATCCATTGATGTCGCCCACTTGGTCGGCCGACGGCAAGCGTTTGGCTTATGTTTCTTTTGAAACCGGAAGGGCGGCGATTTTCGTTCAGGATTTGGCCACGGCAAAACGCGAGCAGGTAACAAATTACAAGGGCTTAAACGGTGCGCCGGCCTTCTCGCCAGACGGTACTAAATTGGCGTTGGTTTTATCCAAAGATGGCAATCCAGAAATCTATACCTTGAATTTAATTACCCGCCAATTCGCGCGCGTGACGCAACATTTTGCCATTGATACCGAGCCAAGTTGGACGCCAGACGGAAAGTCGCTAGTTTTTACGTCAAATCGTGGTGGAAAACCACAAATTTACAAAGTAACACTTGCAACTGGCATGGTAGAACGCTTAACCTTTGCCGGCGATTATAACGCCAGGGCGCGTGTTTCCCCTGATGGAAAGAGTTTGGTTATGGTGCACCGTTCAAATGGTGTTTTTCATATTGCCACTCAAGACATTCAAAGTGGCGATCTGCGTATTTTGACAGAGACCTATTTGGACGAATCGCCAAGCATTTCACCTAACGGTGCCATGCTGATGTATGCGACTCGCTTTCAGAACAAAGGCATCTTAGCGGCGGTTTCTTTAGACGCAGGTGTTAAGTTCCGATTGCCGTCTAAGCAAGGGGATGTTCGGGAACCTGCTTGGTCACCCTTTTTCGACTAA
- the dapA gene encoding 4-hydroxy-tetrahydrodipicolinate synthase translates to MIQGSMVALVTPMTASGELDWQSLATLVEWHIAQGTHALVAVGTTGESATLDVDEHLAVITAVVKQVAGRIPVIAGTGANSTREAIELTQRAKGAGADACLLVTPYYNKPTQEGLYLHHMAIADAVDIPQILYNVPGRTGVDMKPETVLRLAGHNNIVGVKEATGDLERARLLIAKAPKDFLIYSGDDETAVELMLAGGKGDISVTANAAPKLVAKMCELAIAGDADAARAINQKLMPLHVAMFVESNPIPVKWAVSALGLTAHGIRLPLTPLSEQFHDQMQAALKAAAQ, encoded by the coding sequence ATGATTCAAGGTAGTATGGTTGCGTTGGTAACCCCAATGACGGCTAGTGGCGAGCTAGATTGGCAGAGCCTCGCGACGTTAGTCGAATGGCACATTGCCCAGGGAACTCACGCGCTTGTCGCCGTTGGCACCACCGGTGAATCGGCCACATTAGACGTAGATGAACATCTCGCGGTGATCACCGCTGTAGTTAAGCAGGTAGCGGGTCGTATTCCTGTTATTGCAGGCACTGGCGCTAACTCTACTCGCGAGGCCATCGAGCTTACCCAGCGCGCCAAAGGCGCCGGCGCCGATGCCTGTTTGCTGGTGACGCCATACTACAATAAGCCCACCCAAGAAGGTTTGTACCTACACCACATGGCCATTGCCGATGCAGTGGATATACCCCAAATCTTATACAACGTGCCCGGCCGCACCGGCGTCGACATGAAACCTGAAACTGTTTTGCGTTTGGCGGGTCATAACAACATAGTCGGCGTGAAAGAGGCTACCGGTGATCTGGAGCGAGCGCGTTTGTTGATTGCCAAGGCACCGAAAGATTTCTTAATCTACTCCGGCGACGATGAGACAGCGGTTGAGTTGATGTTGGCTGGCGGCAAGGGCGATATTAGCGTTACGGCTAACGCAGCACCGAAACTCGTTGCCAAGATGTGTGAATTGGCGATTGCCGGCGACGCCGACGCGGCGCGGGCCATTAATCAAAAGTTGATGCCTTTGCACGTGGCGATGTTCGTTGAGTCAAACCCGATTCCCGTTAAGTGGGCGGTGTCTGCGCTCGGGCTTACGGCGCACGGTATTCGCTTGCCTTTGACGCCGCTGTCCGAGCAATTTCACGATCAGATGCAGGCCGCCTTAAAAGCAGCCGCACAGTAA